The Bradyrhizobium ottawaense genome window below encodes:
- a CDS encoding (2Fe-2S)-binding protein, with product MTRLKSDARHPIHVSLNGEPLAGEAEPRTLLCDFLRHQLGATGTHVGCEHGVCGACTVVVDGMLTRSCLTLAAQVDGCEIKTVEGLAPAADRLGVLQQAFRRHHALQCGFCTAGILMSLDHFLARNPAPTEAEIRDLLSGHLCRCTGYTPIVQAALEAAAQLASSKEETSDA from the coding sequence ATGACCCGTCTCAAATCCGACGCCCGCCACCCCATCCACGTCTCGCTGAATGGCGAGCCCCTCGCGGGGGAAGCCGAGCCTCGGACGCTGCTGTGCGACTTCCTGCGGCACCAGCTGGGCGCCACCGGCACCCATGTCGGCTGCGAGCACGGCGTCTGCGGCGCCTGCACGGTCGTCGTCGACGGCATGCTGACCCGTTCCTGCCTCACCCTGGCAGCGCAGGTCGACGGCTGCGAGATCAAGACGGTTGAAGGGCTTGCACCCGCGGCCGATCGCCTCGGCGTGCTGCAACAGGCCTTCCGCCGTCACCACGCGCTCCAGTGCGGCTTCTGCACGGCCGGCATCCTGATGTCGCTCGATCATTTTCTCGCCAGGAACCCGGCGCCGACCGAGGCGGAGATTCGCGATCTTCTCAGCGGGCATCTGTGCCGCTGCACCGGCTACACGCCGATCGTCCAGGCGGCCCTCGAAGCCGCCGCCCAGCTCGCTTCATCGAAAGAAGAGACGTCAGATGCTTGA
- a CDS encoding FAD binding domain-containing protein — protein MKPPAFDYLRAEAVGDVLGALAQQGGDARVLAGGQSLMAMLNMRLAKPKLLIDIMRIRELRKIERTADAVVIGAGVRQADLLAWPDLAEALPLVALALPCVGHMQTRSRGTICGSLAHADPSAEMPLALVALGGEVLLRSARRRRRVAARDFFAGMMLTARNDDELIEGISLPVINGSRFAFREVARRHGDFAIVACAAMKTPSGVRLAVGGVADVPTARDWPRLEGSALDDALNAFAYELGARDDVHATARYRRDLVRMIGRDLIGEVLR, from the coding sequence ATGAAGCCGCCCGCATTCGACTATCTCCGCGCCGAAGCCGTCGGTGATGTCCTCGGTGCGCTGGCGCAGCAGGGCGGCGATGCTCGTGTGCTCGCCGGTGGACAGTCGCTGATGGCGATGCTCAATATGCGCCTCGCCAAGCCGAAGCTTCTGATCGACATCATGCGGATCAGAGAGCTGCGCAAGATCGAGCGGACAGCCGATGCCGTCGTCATCGGTGCCGGTGTGCGCCAGGCCGATCTGCTGGCCTGGCCGGATCTGGCCGAGGCATTGCCGCTGGTGGCGTTGGCGCTGCCCTGCGTCGGTCACATGCAGACCCGCAGCCGCGGCACCATCTGCGGCTCGCTCGCGCATGCCGATCCCAGCGCCGAGATGCCGCTCGCGCTGGTCGCGCTCGGCGGCGAGGTGCTTTTGCGCAGTGCCAGGCGTCGTCGCCGCGTCGCGGCCAGGGATTTCTTCGCCGGCATGATGCTGACGGCGCGCAACGACGACGAGCTGATCGAGGGCATCTCGCTCCCGGTCATCAATGGATCTCGCTTCGCGTTCCGCGAGGTCGCGCGCCGGCACGGCGATTTTGCCATCGTGGCCTGCGCCGCGATGAAGACGCCATCCGGCGTCCGCCTCGCGGTCGGTGGCGTTGCGGACGTCCCGACCGCGCGGGACTGGCCGCGACTCGAGGGCAGCGCGCTCGACGATGCCCTCAACGCCTTTGCCTACGAACTCGGTGCGCGCGACGACGTTCATGCCACCGCGCGCTATCGCCGCGACCTCGTGCGCATGATCGGCCGCGATCTGATCGGCGAGGTTCTGCGATGA